ACCGTTCTCTTGAAATAAATATCGGTTACAACACCACTTAACAAGTCCTCTTCAGAGGCTACGTAGAACCTCATGCCTACTCCCCCAGAATAGTTAAAACTATCTTCCTCTCACTCCTAGGACCATCCATCTCTAAGAGAAAAATATCTTGCCAAATCCCTTTTAAGATTCTGCAATCGTTAATAGGGAAAACCCTTTCATGTCCAAAAAGGGCAGACCCTATATGGGCGTGAGCGTTATCATCAATCGAGTTATGGAGCCATTTACTACTTCCCGGCTCCGTTATCCACTTTACCTTTTCAATAATGTCTTGAAGAAGCCCCGGCTCGTTCTCATTAACGATTATGCTAGCCGTGGCATGCGGGACACTAACGACTAAAAGACCGTTGCAAACCCCCGATTCTTTAACGAATGATTCAACCTCCCTGGTTATGTTTACAAGTTGGAACCTATCGGTCGTCGAGACCCTTACTACCCTGCTAACGGTTTTCAAAACCATCACCATTAATGCTATTATTACCAGGAAGCCTTAATAACGCAACTTTAATAGTTATCAAATCCAAATAATATTTCGGGTGTCTCTATTGGAAGATGATTGGGAGTATAGGAGAAGGCGTAGATACTTCTGGTGGGATATTGAAAGAGATATTGAAAGAATGATTGAAGATATGATGAGGGAGTTTGAGGAATTATTCCATCCGATGAGGCTGAGAGAGCTCGAAAAGGAATGGGAGAAACATGGCATTAAACCATATGTCTACGGGTTTAGAATAACCATCGGACCCGATGGAAAACCTCTTTTAGAGGAGTTTGGAAACGTTAGAAGAGTCAAAGGACGGCCAATGATAACTGAGGAGAGGGAACCCCTGGTTGATGTGTTCGAGAGCGGAGACGAGATCACCGTCGTAGCTGAAATCCCCGGGGTTGAAAAAGATAAAATAGAGACAAAGATAAGCGAAGATGGCAGGACGTTAGTTATAAGTGCAAGCGACACCAATAGGAAGTATTATAAAGAGGTAGAACTACCGTCCGAGGTTGACCCCTCATCAGCGAAAGCAGTCTATAAGAATGGAGTATTAGAAGTAAAAATGAAGAAGACGAAAAAAGAGAGGAAAGGGTTTAAGATAAGTGTAGAATAAGGGGTTATTATTGCTAATAGGCGTCATGAGCGATACTCATGATAACGTTTTTTCCACCGAGAAAATCCTTAAAGAGCTTTTAAACCAAGGCGTTAACGCTATTATTCATTTAGGAGACATAGTGAGCCCCTTTACAGTTAAAACTATGAAGAAGCTTCTCGGAGACGTGAAAGTGATTGCTGTGAAAGGCAATAATGACGGTGATGTTTACCTGCTGACAACTCTTTTCAGGAATTACGGCTGGATCTTCAGCCAAGAACCCTTCATCTACGAGGTCAATGGTAGGAGGTTTTTCCTGCTTCACGGGTTAAGCGATGCTACGTTCACTTTAGACGTGGCGAGAGCGCTTGCTAAAACCCTGCGGGTTGACGCTGTATTATTCGGGCACACGCATCAACCACATTTCGAAGATGTGAACGGTGTGATCGTGTTTAACCCTGGCGAAGGATGCGGGTATTTAACGGGCAAGGTCTCATATGGAGTGATTGACACGGTTTCGTTGGAAACTAAAATATACTACGTATAACTAAGTTTTAACGTGTTGAGAGGATGTATAATGGTTAAGGCTTTGAAAAGCGCGAGCACTCCGGAAACCGAAGAGGGGAGACAATACCATTTAGAAGTGAAGCCAGGCGATGTCAGCAGATATGTGTTGCTACCCGGTGACCCGGGAAGGGTTGAGCTCATCGCCAAGTTCTGGGAGAAGAATTGGAAAGTGGCTCAACATAGAGAATACGTGACGTATAGCGGATATTACAAGAACGTGTTCATCACTGCCACTAGCACCGGGATAGGGGGTCCGGCAACCGCAATCGCCGTTGAAGAACTAGCAAGAGTTGGGGCCGATACTTTCATTCGCGTTGGAACAACCGGGGCTTTAACTAAAAACATTGAGGTAGGGGATCTCATCATCTCTACGGGCGCGGTCAGGCTTGATGGAACCAGCAAACACTATGTGATCCCGGAGTACCCGGCTATCGCAAGCATAGATGTGACGTTAGCTCTTATAGAGGCTGCTGACTCCTTAGGCGTCAAGTATCACGTAGGGTTGACCGCGAGCAGTGACAGCTTCTACGTGGGTCAGGAAAGACCCGGGTTCAAAGGCTACCTTCCTCCTTTCCAAAAAGGATTGATAGAGTTTCTGAGAAGCGTAAACGTCTTAAACTTTGAAATGGAGGCTTCAGTAATATTTACATTAGCAAATATTTATGGTTTGAGGGCAGGAGCCGTTTGCGCAGCAATAGCTAACCGGGAAACAGAGGTTTTCATTCCAAACGCAGGGGTTGAAGAAGCCGTGAAAGTTGCAAATGAAGCCGTGAAAATCCTTAATGAATGGGATAGAGAGCTCGAAAAAACCGGCAGAAAAATAATCACTCCTTCTTTGATCGCTGAAACCTGGGGAAGGAGGCGTGGCAGTTTTGAGGAGAAGTAAGAGCTATTTTCACGTTAGCGTGGGAAACCTTAACCTTGACATTGTAACATACGTTAGAAAGCCTTTAGAACCGGACGAAAGCCTGATAGCAGATGCCCTTGAAATAAGACCGGGAGGCGCCGCTGCAAACTACGCCGTAGCGGCTTCCTGGTTCGGACACAGGGCTGCCCTGATCTCATCAATCTCGAACCAGCCCCTATCTATGAGCGCGCTAAAGGCTGTTAGCGAGAAAGGAGTTGTAACAACATATGTTAAAATTGTTGAAGACGTTCCCGGGATGGTTATAATCATGGTCTATCCCGACGGCAACAGGTCAATGATCAGATACCCCGGCGCAAACCAGTCTCTAACCCCTAGCGACATACCGTTGGATTTGCTTAAAGAAGCAAACGTGCTACATATGGCATCTGTGAACCCTGCTTTAGCATGCGAGATAGCGAGTGTGGCCGAGAAATACGTCCCCCTGGTCTCCTACGACCCTGGCGGATTCGTAAGCACAGCCCGCTCTAAAGTTTTGAAAACACTGAAACACGTGGATATCCTATTTCTCAACAAGCATGAAGCCCACGTGATAACAGAAGGTTCCGTCAACAGGCTTGAAACCCTCAACGTAGAGCTCATCGTGTTAAAATTAGGGGGCAAGGGAGCCCTTGCAATAAACCGCGACAAAGCATGGTATTCCCGTGCGGAGCCTGTTGAGAAGCCTGTTGACACAACAGGCTCTGGAGACGCGTTCAACGCTTTATTCAACGCAACTTACATTGAAACCGGAAGCGTGGAAAAAGCGTTGAAATACGCGACTGCAGCAGGGGCTTTAAAAGCTTCCTGCCGAAGCAGTTTTATATGTGGCGATAAAAGAGTTTTCAGAAAACAATTAATGAAAACAACTGTTGAGCCGTTGTCGGGAAGCATAAGCAATGTTGTGACTGAGTAAAATGTCCTGTGTTGAACTCGCCAAAACGATCGGGGCCTTATTGAGTAAAAAAGCCTTCAACGGATATAACATTGGAAGATATGATAGTAATGTAGCGATGGTTTTTCACAACCATGATTTAAAGACATTGCTTAAACTTGAAGAGCCTCAAGCAGTATTCAAATGCGACCCAGACAACCTTTACCTAACAACCCTCCCAGTCTTCTTCGACTCAACACTTTCGGAAACAATAAGTACTCTCTCAGCACTGGCCCGCTTCATCTCTATTCACAAAGTGGGTAGACTCGCAGTTATCTATGAGAAAAGAAGCCCTAGAAATCTGCAAGTAGTGAGAATATTTAATAAACTAGGCAATACGAGAGTGTTCGACTTAAGAACGACAGCAGACAGGGTCAATGTAGCTATTCTCTTGGAGGACTTGCTTGAAACCTCCGAGAAAATAAAAAGGTTAAGGGAAAATTGTTTGGAACCTAAAAATTACGAAGAGTATCAATTAGAACTAGAAAAACTTGCCAAGCTATTAAAGATGATTAGAGAGCTGTTAGGGCCTGGATTCACTGAGGTTTTAGAAATTATGGGTGAAACCTCTGAAAAACCCGGAGAAGGCTTATCAGGAGAAGAGATCATTAGAGAGCTCATAAGAGAGCTCATAAAGGAGGAAACCCCGGAATCTGGGTGGGAAGCAACTACCGTATTCATTACGCCATCCGACTTTAACATCAATCTTGAGCCAGACTTTATCTCACGGGTCAACGCTGTGATTAGTGAGTTAGAGAAGGATAAAATAGAGGTTTTCGTCTTTATTCCATCCAAGTATTCGTTTCTAAGAAGCTATCTAACACTCCCCAGCAGGTTTCTCTTTCTGGTTTGATCTTTTAAGATTTTAATACTGATAGTTTATTCATAAAAGGCGATGATTATATACTTGTGAATTGTCCGCGTGAAACGGTCGATCTTCATGGAGAAACCCGTAAGAATATACAGAAACGAGGATGTCAAAAAGATCGTGGCATGTATCCCCCAGGGACACCTTCACACAAGGTTTATCATAGAGTTGAGCGACCAAGTAATAGTCCTCCAGGAGGCAACTGTTGCTGGAATAGTCAGGGCGTTCGCCCTTACCTCGCTACACCCTACGAGACGCTACATAGTGCTTACCTCCCGATCGCCCGAGAATGTTAAGAAAGGGTTCGCTAAACACCAGTTAATTGAGAGCTGGGATGAAGTCGAGTGCAATTCTGAATGAAAAATTTGTTTCACGATCGTTCCAACCGCAAAGAACCGTCGCTTTTATTGAAAATTTTTATTTAACGATGAATAAGATAAAAACAAGGTTGATTCGAATTTGAGTAGCAATAACAAACTAATAATTAGTCCTAACATTAGAGTATGCTTCGAGCTACTCCCTCTGAACATCCTTAATCAGAAGCTTGAGGTCACACTAGTGATAACTCTGAATCAGCCCGGCCGGAAAATATACGAGTTCGTAACGAAGGAGTCGGCAAACTATCCTGTTTACCTGGAGATACATGCTCCTACGTTGAACTGTAGCCTAATCATGATGGGCCAGCAGACAACTCACGTATATTGCAAAGAAGCATCCAATCTCGAAGACACTGTTAAGATATTAAATCACATATTCTCCTCGCGAGAAATGTTTGAAGCGAGAATTTACAAAATAGAGCTATATCTTCCCATAACGGAGCCGGAGCCCCTTGTGAGGCTCTTACACGCTATCTACCTATCAACCATATTGTGCAGGTTTGAAGAGTCACTCTACTTCATTCGTGAACTGGAAAAGAAGTTTCAAGAAGATTTAGCATCTAGTACCTCCTTTAAGAAGGACCCGAGCTGTTTAGGTAATTTAAAAAGAGAGTTTCGAGAATTGAAGAAAAGAGTTGAAAGAAAAGAGTTAGTGGATTTCCTGGACCAGGTTCAAGCTTTCGCGAAAATATATGCCTCCTGCAAGGCTTAATGCTCAATTCTTGAACAATTTATTATTCTGACAAGAGATAAAAACCCATACAGGGTTGACTTTATGCACTGGGTGATGTTGCTACTGCTGGTCACGTCTAGTTTTCTCGGACTGACCTGCCAGAGTTATTTTCTCCAAGATACTGTTCAAGACTACCTTGGCTTGATTGAGGACTACGCTGTAAGACTGAAAAAGCTGAGCTCGGAAGGTATGAATACTTCCGAGGCTGAAAAATTCATCAAAAACGCGTTGCTTTTACTAGGGAAAGAAGATCTGACCGAGGAGGAGGTTGCTTGGATCCAGTCTAACCTCACAGCGGCTGACCAGGAGATCAGGAGATTGGAGGGCGAGTTTCAATCTTTCATGTTCTGGAAGACTGCTGGGGTTGCTGCGAGAGTAACGTTATTACTTTCCATACCAGTGATCACTTATGTTTTCCTCCCTAGGCTCTGGGCATACGTCTGGTTCAAAACCAGAAGGAAATGGATAGTTAGGAAGAAAGGAACTGATTAATGCTTCAATATAAAAATCTCACAATCAATTATTCTTTCTATCGGATTATTTAAGATTGATTCAGCTATGTTTCGGCGGGGGAGATGATTATTTACGAAGAGAGAGCCAGGTTTAGGGAGAACCTTTCGGCAGGCTTCTCACTAGTTATGCTCATCCTCTCCTACTTCCTTACAACTCTATACAGGGATTACCTTTCAGGGATAACTAAGCTCATGCTGGTCGAGGAATACAGCTACTTGATTCCCGTGGTTCTATCGGTTACTGTGACACTATACCTGAGCCTGAGGCAGGTTGGGTTTTCATACGGGATTCGTTTGAGTAAAACACTTCTATCATCATGTTTTCTCACACTATCATTCATTTTCTACTGGATGTCAATGGTTAACCTTGAGTTAAAGATCCAGTATCTTGGTCTAAGCTTCTCCTGGCTTTTTCTAGCACTAATTATCCTTGTTTACGAACCCCAACGCTTCGTAGACCTGATCCCGTTGCTGACCGTTTTCTTGTTAATTCCCGTCCCCACCTCAGTTATAGACGCTCTGACCCCTCAACTCTCCCGTGTCGTTGGAAGGATTGCAGCGCTCTTAGCGGGTGCTGTTTATGTTGAAAAACCGGGTTTTTCACAAATAATTGTGGAATCCGGGAGCGGTGAGGTTGCTTTCAGCGTTGAAACAGTGTGCACCGGGATAGTGACACTTTCGAATGTTTTTTCCGTTTTCCCTATTCTGCTTTATCTCCCAATCGCATCCTTGGGGACTGTTAAAAAGAAAATGCTTGCGTCAATCGCTTCTTTGACAGCAGCCCTGGTAATAGGGTTTGCGGGAAATCTCGTTAGAGTTGTCCTCGTCATTCTAGGCGTCAAGTTCATGGGACCTGATATCGGTTTAACACTATTCCATTACTCCCCTTCAATCATTTACTCATCCATTTCCATAATAGTAGCAGTATTGCTGATAAAACGATTCTTAGGGGGCAGTATCTTAAACGTTTCAAGGTTGCATATAATAACCCCCGAATCCCCCAGACTCATGATAACATCCCTCTTTTTAACCCTTTTAGTCTCAACTATTTTCATCGGAACAGTGTTAGCTGTGCAGAGAGGTTTAGAAGAGGCTCCGCCTAGGGGTTTGAAACTGGAGTTAGAGGATTTAGAAGAGTTCCTAAATCACCCGTCACGATATTTATGGAATTCTTCCGACGTAACTGTTTTATCTGAAACATATGATGAGTTTCTTACACGCGTTCTTGGTGCCCTGAGGGTTTACAGAGTCGTATTTTCACAAAACAATAGCATAACATATACGGGATACGTGGAAATCGTGGACACTCCTGCGAGACTCCATACTTGGCAACTATGCCTCACTCTACAGGGATTCAAAATATTGAACACTTGGATTAAAACAGCCCTAGTTAACCCTGTCACCTTTATTAAAATCGAAAAGAACGGTGCTGAATACTTATTATCCTATATTATAGAAGAGGTTGAAGTAATATCCTCTGACTTGAATACTCGACTCTACACTAGGATCTCTATCCTAACACCTCTCTCAAGGTTTAACCCGACCACTGTGGAGGAGGAAGCCGCCAACCTCCTTACTCGTTTCGCCGTGTCCAAAGAGGATCTTTACCCCCATGGTCTTGCGCGTTTAATTTGCAGCGGGGGCGTAGCGTTCTACATAACCTTCGGAGTCTTAATCATTTACTTTTTAATAATCGCTTCACCTTTAATCGTAAAACGAGTAGGGGGAAAACATGTCCGGTAATAGCGTAGAATTTGATAATGTGCGGAGAGTACTTGAAGACGTGATTGCTGAAATAAGGAAGGTTTACGTAGGGAAGGAAGATGTTGTGAAACTCGCTGTTGCAACGTTGTTTGCGAACGGGCATTTACTTATCGAGGGATACCCTGGAACAGGTAAGACATTGCTTGCGAAAGCATTAGCGAAAACTATCGGGGGCGAATACTCCCGTATTCAAGGCCACCCTGATATTCTTCCATCGGACATACTTGGCTTCCATATTTACAGGCTTGAAGGTTCAAAAGAATTTGTTAGAGGACCGGTCTTCTCAAACATACTGCTCATTGACGAGTTAAACAGGATTCCAACCCGATCTCAGAGCGCATTACTAGAGGCAATGCAGGAGTACCAGGTGACGATAGACGGTGTTAAATATTCTCTTCCACGACCCTTCATGGTGATAGGTACGCAAATCTCGGTGAGGCTAGGTACGGGTGTTTACCAGGTCATGGAG
This is a stretch of genomic DNA from Thermosphaera aggregans DSM 11486. It encodes these proteins:
- the hsp20 gene encoding archaeal heat shock protein Hsp20 translates to MEDDWEYRRRRRYFWWDIERDIERMIEDMMREFEELFHPMRLRELEKEWEKHGIKPYVYGFRITIGPDGKPLLEEFGNVRRVKGRPMITEEREPLVDVFESGDEITVVAEIPGVEKDKIETKISEDGRTLVISASDTNRKYYKEVELPSEVDPSSAKAVYKNGVLEVKMKKTKKERKGFKISVE
- the udp gene encoding uridine phosphorylase; translated protein: MVKALKSASTPETEEGRQYHLEVKPGDVSRYVLLPGDPGRVELIAKFWEKNWKVAQHREYVTYSGYYKNVFITATSTGIGGPATAIAVEELARVGADTFIRVGTTGALTKNIEVGDLIISTGAVRLDGTSKHYVIPEYPAIASIDVTLALIEAADSLGVKYHVGLTASSDSFYVGQERPGFKGYLPPFQKGLIEFLRSVNVLNFEMEASVIFTLANIYGLRAGAVCAAIANRETEVFIPNAGVEEAVKVANEAVKILNEWDRELEKTGRKIITPSLIAETWGRRRGSFEEK
- a CDS encoding AAA family ATPase, producing the protein MSGNSVEFDNVRRVLEDVIAEIRKVYVGKEDVVKLAVATLFANGHLLIEGYPGTGKTLLAKALAKTIGGEYSRIQGHPDILPSDILGFHIYRLEGSKEFVRGPVFSNILLIDELNRIPTRSQSALLEAMQEYQVTIDGVKYSLPRPFMVIGTQISVRLGTGVYQVMETLADRFASSVKSYYNPIEEEEEIIAKSDSIIELPINQVVTPRELSLVISSIQNLVHVDETIIRYIASIIGYVRNHETVLYGPSPRASIHLMRMSRVYAIIDNRDYVIPDDVKALAVPTIAHRVRIREEYEVEGVRSESIIEEALNKVPVPK
- a CDS encoding archaeosortase/exosortase family protein; the protein is MIIYEERARFRENLSAGFSLVMLILSYFLTTLYRDYLSGITKLMLVEEYSYLIPVVLSVTVTLYLSLRQVGFSYGIRLSKTLLSSCFLTLSFIFYWMSMVNLELKIQYLGLSFSWLFLALIILVYEPQRFVDLIPLLTVFLLIPVPTSVIDALTPQLSRVVGRIAALLAGAVYVEKPGFSQIIVESGSGEVAFSVETVCTGIVTLSNVFSVFPILLYLPIASLGTVKKKMLASIASLTAALVIGFAGNLVRVVLVILGVKFMGPDIGLTLFHYSPSIIYSSISIIVAVLLIKRFLGGSILNVSRLHIITPESPRLMITSLFLTLLVSTIFIGTVLAVQRGLEEAPPRGLKLELEDLEEFLNHPSRYLWNSSDVTVLSETYDEFLTRVLGALRVYRVVFSQNNSITYTGYVEIVDTPARLHTWQLCLTLQGFKILNTWIKTALVNPVTFIKIEKNGAEYLLSYIIEEVEVISSDLNTRLYTRISILTPLSRFNPTTVEEEAANLLTRFAVSKEDLYPHGLARLICSGGVAFYITFGVLIIYFLIIASPLIVKRVGGKHVR
- a CDS encoding carbohydrate kinase family protein: MAVLRRSKSYFHVSVGNLNLDIVTYVRKPLEPDESLIADALEIRPGGAAANYAVAASWFGHRAALISSISNQPLSMSALKAVSEKGVVTTYVKIVEDVPGMVIIMVYPDGNRSMIRYPGANQSLTPSDIPLDLLKEANVLHMASVNPALACEIASVAEKYVPLVSYDPGGFVSTARSKVLKTLKHVDILFLNKHEAHVITEGSVNRLETLNVELIVLKLGGKGALAINRDKAWYSRAEPVEKPVDTTGSGDAFNALFNATYIETGSVEKALKYATAAGALKASCRSSFICGDKRVFRKQLMKTTVEPLSGSISNVVTE
- a CDS encoding metallophosphoesterase translates to MLIGVMSDTHDNVFSTEKILKELLNQGVNAIIHLGDIVSPFTVKTMKKLLGDVKVIAVKGNNDGDVYLLTTLFRNYGWIFSQEPFIYEVNGRRFFLLHGLSDATFTLDVARALAKTLRVDAVLFGHTHQPHFEDVNGVIVFNPGEGCGYLTGKVSYGVIDTVSLETKIYYV
- a CDS encoding secondary thiamine-phosphate synthase enzyme YjbQ, translated to MKTVSRVVRVSTTDRFQLVNITREVESFVKESGVCNGLLVVSVPHATASIIVNENEPGLLQDIIEKVKWITEPGSSKWLHNSIDDNAHAHIGSALFGHERVFPINDCRILKGIWQDIFLLEMDGPRSERKIVLTILGE